The proteins below are encoded in one region of Paenacidovorax monticola:
- the mraY gene encoding phospho-N-acetylmuramoyl-pentapeptide-transferase, whose product MLLMLSQWLQGLSPEFGFFRVFQYLTFRAVMAAMTALLIGLVAGPKVIRVLSALKIGQPIRGYAMQSHLAKSGTPTMGGVLILGSIAISTLLWFDLSNRFVWIVLAVTLGFGAIGWVDDWRKVVNKDPEGMRSREKYFWQSVIGLLAALYLVFSISENSNARVFELFVTWVQSGFSLDLPPKAGLLVPFFKEVSYPLGVLGFVVLTYLVIVGASNAVNLTDGLDGLAIMPVIMVGSALGIFAYVTGSASYSKYLLFPHIPGSGELLIFCAAMAGAGLAFLWFNTHPAQVFMGDVGALALGAALGTIAVIVRQEIVLAIMGGIFVVEALSVMLQVTWFKVTKKRYGEGRRLLKMAPLHHHFEKSGWKETQVVVRFWIITMLLCLIGLTTLKLR is encoded by the coding sequence ATGCTCCTGATGCTGTCGCAATGGCTGCAGGGCCTCTCGCCCGAGTTCGGCTTCTTCCGCGTGTTCCAGTACCTCACGTTCCGTGCGGTGATGGCGGCCATGACGGCCCTGCTCATCGGGCTGGTCGCGGGGCCCAAGGTCATCCGCGTGCTCTCCGCGCTCAAGATCGGCCAGCCCATCCGGGGCTATGCCATGCAGTCCCACCTGGCCAAGAGCGGCACGCCCACCATGGGCGGTGTGCTCATCCTGGGCTCCATCGCCATCTCCACGCTGCTGTGGTTCGACCTGTCCAACCGCTTCGTGTGGATCGTGCTCGCCGTCACGCTGGGCTTCGGCGCGATCGGCTGGGTGGATGACTGGCGCAAGGTGGTCAACAAGGACCCCGAGGGCATGCGCTCGCGCGAGAAGTACTTCTGGCAGTCGGTGATCGGCCTGCTGGCCGCACTCTATCTCGTGTTCAGCATCTCCGAGAACTCCAACGCGCGCGTGTTCGAGCTGTTCGTCACCTGGGTGCAGTCGGGCTTCTCGCTGGACCTGCCGCCCAAGGCCGGCCTGCTCGTGCCTTTCTTCAAGGAAGTCAGCTATCCGCTGGGCGTGCTGGGATTCGTGGTCCTGACCTACCTCGTGATCGTGGGCGCGAGCAACGCCGTGAACCTCACCGACGGCCTGGACGGCCTCGCGATCATGCCCGTGATCATGGTGGGCTCGGCCCTGGGCATCTTCGCCTACGTGACGGGCAGCGCGAGCTACTCCAAGTACCTGCTGTTCCCGCACATACCCGGCTCGGGCGAGTTGCTGATCTTCTGCGCGGCCATGGCGGGCGCGGGCCTTGCATTCCTGTGGTTCAACACGCACCCGGCCCAGGTCTTCATGGGCGATGTGGGCGCACTCGCGCTGGGCGCGGCCCTGGGCACCATCGCCGTGATCGTGCGCCAGGAGATCGTCCTGGCCATCATGGGCGGCATCTTCGTGGTCGAGGCGCTGTCGGTGATGCTGCAGGTGACCTGGTTCAAGGTCACCAAGAAGCGCTATGGCGAAGGCCGGCGCCTGCTGAAGATGGCGCCGCTGCACCACCATTTCGAGAAGAGCGGCTGGAAGGAAACGCAGGTGGTCGTGCGCTTCTGGATCATCACCATGCTGTTGTGCCTCATCGGCCTCACCACGCTGAAGCTGCGATGA
- a CDS encoding UDP-N-acetylmuramoyl-tripeptide--D-alanyl-D-alanine ligase, whose translation MGMMTLQQALAFVQPRIPGARLVGVGDTLLARVHSDTRTLQAGDLFVALKGERFDANQFLADAHAAGAAAAVAHGGLDAAGLPGIEVPDTLVALGALAAGWRAQFTLPLIAVTGSNGKTTVTQMIACILAAHAGEAAFATRGNLNNAIGVPQTLLRLAPSHRVGVVELGMNHPGEIAYLADIVRPTVALVNNAQREHLEFMHTVQAVAEENGAVFPALPQDGVAVFPAGDAYSALWRGLAGTRRCITFGGTAQEAADVRCTEARWDDGAWQIAIDTPQGTLRSVLHIAGRHNVTNALAATACALAAGVPLAAIALGLRAFSPVKGRSRAFSVAQGARQITVVDDSYNANPDSMRAAIDVLAELPGPQLLVLGDMGEVGDQGPQFHAEAGHHARERGIPRLFALGAQSTHAAQAYGPAARHFEDMASLLAAVRTALPEVGSVLVKGSRFMKMEQVVQAIEAGAQLNHNPTGEGACS comes from the coding sequence ATGGGCATGATGACCCTGCAGCAGGCGTTGGCCTTCGTCCAGCCGCGCATTCCAGGGGCCCGCCTCGTGGGCGTGGGCGATACGCTGCTCGCGCGCGTGCACTCCGATACCCGCACGCTCCAGGCGGGCGACCTGTTCGTGGCCCTCAAGGGCGAGCGCTTCGACGCCAACCAGTTCCTGGCGGATGCGCACGCCGCGGGCGCTGCTGCGGCCGTGGCGCATGGCGGGCTCGATGCGGCCGGCCTGCCCGGCATCGAAGTGCCCGACACCCTGGTCGCGCTGGGCGCCCTGGCCGCGGGCTGGCGCGCGCAGTTCACACTGCCGCTCATCGCCGTGACGGGCAGCAATGGCAAGACCACGGTGACGCAGATGATCGCCTGCATCCTTGCCGCGCATGCCGGCGAGGCAGCCTTTGCCACGCGCGGCAATCTCAACAACGCCATCGGCGTGCCGCAGACCCTGCTGCGCCTGGCGCCCTCGCACCGCGTGGGCGTGGTGGAGCTGGGCATGAACCACCCGGGCGAGATCGCCTACCTGGCCGACATCGTGCGGCCCACGGTGGCACTCGTGAACAACGCGCAGCGTGAGCACCTGGAGTTCATGCACACGGTGCAGGCCGTGGCCGAGGAAAACGGCGCCGTGTTCCCGGCCCTGCCGCAGGATGGCGTGGCCGTGTTCCCGGCGGGCGATGCCTACAGCGCGCTGTGGCGCGGCCTGGCGGGCACGCGCCGCTGCATCACGTTCGGTGGTACGGCGCAGGAGGCTGCCGACGTGCGCTGCACCGAGGCGCGCTGGGACGACGGGGCCTGGCAGATCGCCATTGACACGCCCCAGGGCACGCTGCGCAGCGTGCTGCACATCGCGGGTCGGCACAACGTGACCAACGCCCTGGCCGCCACGGCCTGCGCGCTGGCCGCAGGCGTGCCCCTGGCGGCGATCGCGCTGGGCCTGCGGGCCTTCTCGCCGGTCAAGGGCCGCTCGCGCGCGTTCAGCGTGGCGCAGGGCGCGCGCCAGATCACGGTGGTGGACGACAGCTACAACGCCAACCCCGACTCCATGCGCGCCGCCATCGACGTGCTGGCCGAACTGCCCGGGCCCCAGTTGCTGGTGCTGGGCGACATGGGCGAGGTGGGCGACCAGGGGCCGCAGTTCCACGCCGAGGCGGGACACCACGCGCGAGAGCGTGGCATTCCCCGGCTGTTCGCGCTGGGCGCGCAAAGCACACACGCCGCGCAGGCCTACGGGCCCGCCGCGCGGCATTTCGAAGACATGGCATCGCTGCTTGCGGCGGTGCGCACGGCCCTGCCCGAGGTGGGCAGCGTGCTGGTGAAGGGATCGCGGTTCATGAAGATGGAACAGGTGGTGCAGGCCATTGAGGCTGGCGCCCAGCTCAACCACAACCCCACCGGGGAGGGCGCATGCTCCTGA
- a CDS encoding UDP-N-acetylmuramoyl-L-alanyl-D-glutamate--2,6-diaminopimelate ligase: protein MIPLLPSVHDAVAFLRARVTGTLQTDSRLIQPGDGFIAWPGAATDGRAHVGDALARGAVACLVEHAGAEAFGFAGEHIAALHGLKAATGAIAAEWFGHPTQHLGVLAVTGTNGKTSTAWWLAGALSMLSKEELHGHTGCALVGTLGMGVLPALETTGMTTPDPVRLQRAFRQFADQGVAHCAIEASSIGLAEHRLAGTRIRVALFTNFTQDHLDYHGSMAAYWQAKTMLFDWPGLQAAVVNIDDPRGAELHAALAQRGLDLWSLSLRGPARLQARDIAFAEGGLRFTVVEGAQHEVLQTRMIGQYNVANLLGVIATLRALGVTLSQAVQACARLAPVPGRMELLAQADQPLVAVDYAHTPDALEQALAALRPVAAERGGLLWCVFGCGGNRDAGKRPLMGAVAQRGADAVIVTSDNPRGEEPAAIIHQILQGMLAGTGVRAEPDRAAAIAQAIGEARPADVVLIAGKGHEDYQETAGVRLPFSDMAQARQALAARGGSAWA from the coding sequence GTGATCCCGTTGCTGCCCTCGGTCCACGATGCCGTCGCCTTCCTGCGCGCGCGCGTCACCGGCACGCTGCAGACCGACAGCCGCCTCATCCAGCCGGGCGACGGCTTCATCGCCTGGCCCGGCGCTGCCACCGATGGCCGCGCCCACGTGGGCGATGCCCTGGCGCGCGGCGCCGTGGCCTGCCTCGTGGAACATGCGGGCGCGGAGGCCTTCGGCTTTGCGGGCGAACACATCGCCGCACTGCACGGGCTCAAGGCAGCCACCGGAGCCATCGCGGCCGAATGGTTCGGCCACCCGACCCAGCACCTGGGCGTGCTCGCCGTGACGGGCACCAATGGCAAGACCAGCACCGCCTGGTGGCTCGCCGGGGCCCTGTCAATGCTATCGAAAGAGGAGCTGCATGGGCACACCGGCTGCGCGCTGGTGGGCACCCTGGGCATGGGGGTGCTGCCAGCGCTCGAAACCACGGGCATGACCACGCCCGACCCCGTACGCCTGCAGCGCGCCTTCCGCCAGTTCGCCGACCAGGGCGTGGCGCACTGCGCCATCGAGGCCTCGTCGATCGGCCTGGCCGAGCACCGGCTGGCGGGTACGCGCATCCGCGTGGCGCTGTTCACCAACTTCACGCAGGACCACCTCGACTACCACGGCAGCATGGCCGCCTATTGGCAGGCCAAGACCATGCTGTTCGACTGGCCCGGCCTGCAGGCCGCCGTGGTCAACATCGACGATCCGCGCGGTGCCGAGCTGCATGCCGCGCTGGCGCAGCGGGGGCTGGACCTGTGGAGCCTGTCCCTGCGCGGCCCTGCGCGCCTGCAGGCGCGCGACATCGCCTTCGCGGAGGGCGGGCTGCGCTTCACGGTAGTCGAGGGCGCGCAGCACGAGGTGCTGCAGACGCGCATGATCGGCCAGTACAACGTGGCCAACCTGCTGGGCGTGATCGCCACGCTGCGCGCGCTGGGCGTGACGCTCTCCCAGGCCGTGCAGGCCTGTGCCCGGCTGGCGCCCGTGCCCGGGCGCATGGAGCTGCTGGCCCAGGCGGACCAGCCCCTGGTGGCCGTGGACTATGCTCACACGCCCGATGCGCTGGAGCAGGCGCTGGCCGCGCTGCGCCCCGTGGCCGCGGAGCGCGGGGGACTGCTGTGGTGCGTATTCGGCTGCGGCGGCAATCGCGATGCGGGCAAGCGGCCTCTCATGGGGGCCGTGGCCCAGCGCGGCGCCGACGCGGTGATCGTGACCAGCGACAACCCGCGCGGCGAGGAGCCCGCGGCCATCATCCACCAGATCCTGCAGGGCATGCTGGCCGGCACGGGGGTGCGGGCCGAGCCCGACCGCGCCGCGGCGATCGCCCAGGCGATCGGCGAGGCCCGCCCCGCCGACGTGGTGCTGATCGCGGGCAAGGGGCACGAAGACTACCAAGAGACGGCGGGCGTGCGCCTGCCGTTTTCCGACATGGCCCAGGCGCGGCAGGCGCTGGCGGCCCGGGGAGGCTCGGCATGGGCATGA
- a CDS encoding peptidoglycan D,D-transpeptidase FtsI family protein, translated as MSRSVVYTASPLLASKTPVWRSKFIVAMIALGFVGLGARAAYVQVFGNAFFQRQGEVRFARTLELPANRGKILDRNGLILASSVPAASIWAIPEDVEQDKPEVRAKLKELARLMDMPLAALNAKLADEDKTFVWIKRQLDWEVGQKIAALDIKGIYQRKEYKRQYPEGEAAAHVVGFTNVEDHGQEGMELAFDKDLAGKPGSRRVIKDRLGRVVEGVGTDVPPVDGKDMQLSIDSKVQFFAYQKLRDQVVANKAKAGSVVVLDAHTGEVLALANYPSYNQNNRVNLSGEQLRNRAITDTFEPGSTMKPITIGMALELGRVRNDTVIDTSPGKYAMGGFTISDTHNYGALTVDGVIQKSSNIGALKVAQRMAPQEMWNVHTELGYGQKPQIAFPGAASGRLRPWKSWKPVEQATIAYGYGLSASLFQMARSYTVFSNDGRVIPATMLKSSQPPAGTQVFSPKTAELVRHMLWLAAGPGGTGQKAQTVGYSVGGKSGTARKQAGKGYAAGKYRAWFTGMAPIDKPRIIVAVMIDEPSAGSYYGGTVAGPVFSEVVQQTLRLMGVPPDMAVKPQIVANAVEEPL; from the coding sequence ATGAGCCGCAGCGTGGTCTACACCGCCAGCCCCCTGCTGGCGAGCAAGACGCCCGTGTGGCGCAGCAAGTTCATCGTGGCCATGATCGCGCTGGGCTTCGTGGGTCTGGGAGCGCGCGCCGCCTACGTGCAGGTGTTCGGCAATGCCTTCTTCCAGCGCCAGGGCGAGGTGCGCTTCGCACGCACGCTGGAGCTGCCGGCCAACCGCGGCAAGATCCTCGACCGCAACGGGCTCATCCTCGCCTCCAGCGTGCCGGCCGCCAGCATCTGGGCCATTCCCGAGGACGTGGAGCAGGACAAGCCCGAGGTGCGCGCCAAGCTCAAGGAGCTGGCGCGCCTCATGGACATGCCGCTGGCCGCCCTGAACGCCAAGCTGGCCGACGAGGACAAGACCTTCGTCTGGATCAAGCGTCAGCTCGACTGGGAGGTGGGCCAGAAGATCGCCGCGCTGGACATCAAGGGCATCTACCAGCGCAAGGAATACAAGCGCCAGTACCCCGAGGGCGAAGCGGCCGCGCACGTGGTGGGCTTCACCAACGTCGAGGACCATGGACAGGAAGGCATGGAGCTCGCCTTCGACAAGGATCTGGCCGGCAAGCCCGGCTCGCGCCGCGTCATCAAGGACCGCCTGGGCCGCGTCGTGGAAGGCGTGGGGACCGATGTGCCGCCCGTGGACGGCAAGGACATGCAGCTGTCCATCGACAGCAAGGTGCAGTTCTTCGCCTACCAGAAGCTGCGCGACCAGGTCGTCGCCAACAAGGCCAAGGCGGGCAGCGTGGTGGTGCTTGACGCCCACACGGGCGAAGTGCTGGCACTGGCCAACTACCCCAGCTACAACCAGAACAACCGGGTCAACCTCTCGGGCGAGCAGTTGCGCAACCGCGCCATCACCGACACCTTCGAGCCCGGCTCCACCATGAAGCCCATCACCATTGGCATGGCGCTGGAGCTGGGCCGCGTGCGCAACGACACGGTGATCGACACCTCGCCCGGCAAGTACGCCATGGGTGGCTTCACCATCTCGGACACGCACAACTATGGCGCGCTCACGGTGGACGGCGTGATCCAGAAGTCCAGCAACATCGGCGCGCTCAAGGTCGCACAGCGCATGGCGCCCCAGGAGATGTGGAACGTCCACACCGAGCTGGGCTACGGGCAGAAGCCCCAGATCGCCTTCCCCGGTGCGGCCAGCGGGCGCCTGCGTCCCTGGAAGAGCTGGAAACCCGTGGAGCAGGCCACCATCGCCTACGGCTACGGCCTGTCGGCCTCGCTGTTCCAGATGGCGCGTTCCTACACCGTGTTCTCGAACGATGGCCGCGTGATTCCCGCCACCATGCTCAAGAGCAGCCAGCCTCCCGCGGGCACGCAGGTCTTCTCGCCCAAGACCGCCGAACTGGTGCGCCACATGCTGTGGCTGGCCGCGGGCCCGGGGGGCACGGGCCAGAAGGCCCAGACCGTGGGCTACTCGGTGGGCGGCAAGTCGGGCACGGCGCGCAAGCAGGCCGGCAAGGGCTATGCGGCGGGCAAGTACCGCGCTTGGTTCACGGGCATGGCGCCCATCGACAAGCCGCGCATCATCGTCGCGGTGATGATCGACGAGCCCTCGGCCGGCAGCTACTACGGCGGCACCGTGGCGGGTCCCGTGTTCAGCGAAGTGGTGCAGCAGACGCTGCGCCTCATGGGCGTGCCGCCCGACATGGCCGTCAAGCCGCAGATCGTGGCCAATGCCGTGGAGGAGCCGCTGTGA
- the ftsL gene encoding cell division protein FtsL: protein MIRLNLVLLLAVLASALYLVHTQYESRRLFTELDRAVAESRRLETEHQRLQVEKRAQATPLRVEKLARDRLQMRTATPAITQYVQDAGGPAAAGAGGTP from the coding sequence ATGATCCGCCTGAACCTCGTGCTGCTGCTGGCCGTGCTGGCCAGCGCGCTGTACCTCGTGCATACGCAGTACGAGTCGCGCCGCCTGTTCACCGAACTCGACCGTGCCGTGGCCGAGTCGCGCCGGCTCGAAACTGAACACCAGCGCCTGCAGGTCGAAAAGCGCGCGCAGGCCACGCCGCTGCGCGTGGAGAAGCTCGCGCGCGACCGCCTGCAGATGCGCACGGCCACGCCAGCCATCACCCAGTACGTGCAGGACGCGGGCGGCCCCGCCGCGGCCGGTGCCGGAGGCACGCCATGA
- the rsmH gene encoding 16S rRNA (cytosine(1402)-N(4))-methyltransferase RsmH, translated as MNQPLQHTTVLLDEAVDALLGGAGPQPAGTWVDATFGRGGHSRRILLRLGPQGRLVAFDKDPEAIQEAARITDARFSIRHEGFRHLADLPEGSADGILMDLGVSSPQIDSPGRGFSFRFDGPLDMRMDTTRGQSVAEWLADAEVGQIAEVIREYGEERFAGPIAKAIVARRQERGPLATTAELADLVAGAVKTREPGQNPATRTFQALRIFINAELEELQQALEASLRVLRPGGRLVVISFHSLEDRIVKQFIAQHSKEVYDRRAPFAPPQPMRFKALERVKPGAAEVEANPRARSAVMRVAERTEVPA; from the coding sequence ATGAACCAGCCCCTTCAACACACCACGGTCCTGCTCGACGAGGCGGTCGACGCCCTGCTCGGCGGCGCCGGGCCGCAGCCCGCCGGCACCTGGGTGGATGCCACCTTCGGGCGCGGAGGGCATTCCCGCCGCATCCTGCTGCGGCTGGGGCCGCAAGGGCGCCTCGTGGCGTTCGACAAGGACCCCGAAGCCATCCAAGAAGCCGCGCGCATCACCGATGCGCGCTTTTCCATTCGGCACGAGGGTTTTCGCCACCTGGCGGACCTGCCGGAGGGCAGCGCCGACGGCATCCTCATGGACCTGGGCGTGAGTTCCCCGCAGATCGACAGCCCGGGGCGTGGCTTCAGTTTCCGATTCGACGGCCCCCTGGACATGCGCATGGATACCACGCGCGGCCAGAGCGTGGCCGAGTGGCTGGCCGATGCCGAGGTAGGGCAGATTGCGGAGGTGATACGTGAATACGGTGAAGAACGGTTTGCTGGCCCCATTGCAAAGGCGATTGTTGCTCGGCGGCAGGAACGGGGCCCTCTTGCAACCACCGCAGAACTGGCCGACCTCGTGGCTGGCGCGGTCAAAACCCGCGAGCCGGGCCAGAACCCTGCAACGCGCACATTTCAAGCTCTTCGGATTTTCATCAACGCCGAGCTTGAGGAGCTGCAACAGGCGCTAGAGGCCAGCCTGCGCGTGCTGCGGCCGGGCGGACGGCTGGTCGTCATCAGCTTCCATTCGCTCGAGGACCGCATCGTCAAGCAGTTCATCGCCCAGCACTCCAAGGAGGTCTACGACCGCCGCGCGCCCTTCGCGCCACCGCAGCCCATGCGCTTCAAGGCGCTGGAACGCGTCAAGCCCGGCGCCGCCGAGGTGGAGGCCAACCCGCGCGCGCGCAGTGCCGTGATGCGCGTGGCCGAACGCACGGAGGTGCCCGCATGA
- the mraZ gene encoding division/cell wall cluster transcriptional repressor MraZ: MFQGASSLSLDAKGRLSVPTRHRDVLSATASGQLTITKHPHGCLMVFPRPEWEKFRARIAELPMSAQWWKRIFLGNAMDVEMDATGRVLVSPELREAAGITKDAMLLGMGNHFELWDKATYEAQEAVAMQGDMPDVFKDFSF, from the coding sequence GTGTTTCAAGGGGCGTCATCGCTGAGTCTGGATGCCAAGGGGCGGCTTTCCGTGCCGACCCGGCATCGCGACGTCCTCAGCGCCACCGCGTCCGGCCAGCTCACGATCACCAAGCACCCGCACGGCTGCCTGATGGTGTTCCCCCGTCCCGAGTGGGAGAAGTTCCGTGCGCGCATCGCCGAGCTGCCCATGTCGGCCCAGTGGTGGAAGCGCATCTTCCTGGGCAATGCCATGGACGTGGAAATGGACGCCACGGGCCGCGTGCTCGTCTCCCCCGAACTGCGCGAAGCCGCGGGCATCACCAAGGACGCCATGCTGCTGGGCATGGGCAACCACTTCGAGCTGTGGGACAAGGCCACGTACGAGGCGCAGGAAGCCGTGGCCATGCAGGGCGACATGCCCGACGTCTTCAAGGACTTCTCCTTCTGA
- the hslU gene encoding ATP-dependent protease ATPase subunit HslU has translation MVSELDNHIVGQAGAKRAVAIALRNRWRRQQVDAGLRQEITPKNILMIGPTGVGKTEIARRLARLADAPFIKVEATKFTEVGYVGKDVDSIIRDLAEMAVKQTREAETKKVRMRAEDAAEDRILDVLIPAARTGEAPADSTARQVFRKKLREGQLDDKEIEIEVADARPQLEIMGPQGMEEMAEQLRGMFSQMGQERRKTRKLKIAEALKLITDEEAGKLVNEEEIKTRALQNMEQNGIVFIDEIDKVAARQEASGADVSRQGVQRDLLPLVEGTTVSTKYGMVKTDHILFIASGAFHLSKPSDLIPELQGRFPIRVELGSLSVQDFEAILTQTHASLVKQYQALLATEGVTLDFRPEGITRLAHIAYDVNERTENIGARRLSTVMERLLDEVSFDATRLAGQTVVVDAAYVDARLQTLSQNEDLSRYIL, from the coding sequence ATCGTTTCCGAACTCGACAACCACATCGTCGGCCAGGCGGGCGCCAAGCGCGCCGTGGCGATCGCGCTGCGCAACCGCTGGCGCCGCCAGCAGGTGGATGCGGGCCTGCGCCAGGAGATCACGCCCAAGAACATCCTCATGATCGGCCCCACGGGCGTGGGCAAGACCGAGATCGCGCGGCGCCTGGCGCGCCTGGCCGATGCGCCCTTCATCAAGGTCGAGGCCACCAAGTTCACCGAGGTGGGCTACGTCGGCAAGGACGTCGATTCGATCATCCGCGACCTGGCCGAGATGGCCGTCAAGCAGACGCGCGAGGCCGAGACGAAGAAGGTGCGCATGCGTGCCGAGGACGCGGCCGAAGACCGCATCCTCGACGTGTTGATTCCCGCCGCGCGCACGGGCGAGGCTCCGGCCGACAGCACCGCGCGCCAGGTGTTCCGCAAGAAGCTGCGCGAGGGCCAGCTCGACGACAAGGAGATCGAGATCGAGGTGGCCGACGCGCGCCCGCAGCTCGAGATCATGGGCCCGCAGGGCATGGAGGAGATGGCCGAGCAGCTGCGCGGCATGTTCAGCCAGATGGGCCAGGAGCGGCGCAAGACGCGCAAGCTCAAGATCGCCGAGGCCCTGAAGCTCATCACCGACGAGGAGGCGGGCAAGCTCGTCAACGAGGAGGAGATCAAGACCCGTGCGCTGCAGAACATGGAGCAGAACGGCATCGTCTTCATCGATGAGATCGACAAGGTGGCCGCGCGCCAGGAGGCCAGCGGCGCGGATGTCTCGCGCCAGGGCGTGCAGCGCGACCTGCTGCCGCTCGTGGAGGGCACCACGGTGTCCACCAAGTACGGCATGGTCAAGACCGACCACATCCTGTTCATCGCCTCGGGTGCGTTCCACCTGTCCAAGCCCAGCGACCTGATTCCCGAGCTGCAGGGGCGCTTTCCGATCCGTGTGGAATTGGGATCGCTGTCGGTGCAGGACTTCGAGGCCATCCTCACCCAGACCCACGCTTCGCTCGTGAAGCAGTACCAGGCGCTGCTGGCCACCGAGGGCGTCACGCTCGACTTCAGGCCGGAGGGCATCACGCGCCTGGCGCACATCGCCTATGACGTCAACGAACGCACCGAGAACATCGGTGCACGGCGCCTGTCCACCGTGATGGAGCGCCTGCTCGACGAGGTGAGCTTCGATGCCACGCGGCTGGCGGGCCAGACCGTGGTGGTGGACGCTGCCTATGTCGATGCCCGGCTGCAGACGCTGAGCCAGAACGAGGACCTGTCGCGCTACATCCTCTGA
- the hslV gene encoding ATP-dependent protease subunit HslV, whose protein sequence is MEQYHGTTILSVRRQLADGSIQVAIGGDGQVTLGNIVVKGTARKVRKLYHGKVLAGFAGATADAFTLFERFEAKLEKHQGHLTRAAIELTKDWRTDRVLRRLEAMLAVADTSASLIITGNGDVLEPEQGIVAIGSGGAYAHSAAKALLSNTDLAAEAIVKKSLEIAGELCIYTNMHHTIETL, encoded by the coding sequence ATGGAACAGTATCACGGCACCACCATCCTCAGCGTGCGCCGCCAGCTGGCGGACGGCAGCATCCAGGTCGCCATCGGCGGCGACGGCCAGGTGACCCTGGGCAACATTGTGGTCAAGGGCACGGCGCGCAAGGTGCGCAAGCTCTACCACGGCAAGGTGCTCGCAGGCTTCGCGGGCGCCACGGCCGATGCGTTCACGCTGTTCGAACGCTTCGAGGCCAAGCTCGAAAAACACCAGGGCCATCTCACGCGCGCGGCCATCGAGTTGACCAAGGACTGGCGCACCGACCGCGTGCTGCGCCGCCTGGAGGCCATGCTGGCCGTGGCCGACACGAGTGCCTCGCTCATCATCACGGGCAACGGCGACGTGCTGGAGCCCGAGCAGGGCATCGTGGCCATCGGCTCGGGCGGTGCCTATGCGCATTCGGCCGCCAAGGCGCTGCTGAGCAACACCGACCTCGCGGCCGAGGCCATCGTCAAGAAGTCGCTCGAGATCGCGGGCGAGCTGTGCATCTACACGAACATGCACCACACCATCGAGACGCTCTGA